The following are encoded in a window of Arthrobacter sp. OAP107 genomic DNA:
- a CDS encoding Lrp/AsnC family transcriptional regulator: MSDSQKLQQVPLDEVDHKLLGLLSNNSRRTNQSLSEALGLAPSTCLARLKALKESGVIKRFTVEVAPEAMGLPLQALVSVRLRPGARHLMNAFGNELRDLPEIKQFFVLGGADDFLIHITARNTEHIRQFVLDHLSSNPAVAGTQTNLVFEHGHGTAFGL; the protein is encoded by the coding sequence GTGTCGGACTCGCAGAAACTGCAACAGGTGCCATTGGACGAAGTGGACCACAAGCTTCTAGGCCTGCTGTCCAATAATTCAAGGCGTACCAATCAGTCGTTGTCGGAGGCCCTCGGACTTGCGCCGTCAACCTGTCTTGCCCGCCTCAAGGCGCTCAAAGAGTCGGGGGTAATCAAGCGCTTCACCGTCGAAGTCGCACCCGAAGCAATGGGCCTGCCCCTCCAGGCCCTGGTCAGCGTGCGGCTTAGGCCTGGGGCCCGGCACCTGATGAATGCCTTCGGAAATGAGTTGCGGGACCTGCCCGAGATCAAGCAATTCTTCGTTCTTGGCGGTGCAGATGATTTCCTGATCCACATCACGGCCAGGAATACCGAGCACATCCGTCAATTCGTACTGGACCATCTGTCATCGAATCCTGCCGTCGCAGGCACCCAGACCAACCTCGTGTTCGAGCATGGCCACGGAACCGCCTTCGGACTCTAG
- a CDS encoding PAS domain S-box protein, with amino-acid sequence MSSSDAHNPDFQKIFESLPNQYIIVTPDRTIVAATDSFLASTGKSREGIVGMDILEAFPDNPDNPDAKGTEILRSSIERVVETGKIDILPPVRYDIENSDGIFEPRWFQPLNAPAFDDDGKLVYVLHGAEDITAQMTSKS; translated from the coding sequence GTGTCATCCTCAGATGCACATAACCCCGACTTTCAGAAAATCTTCGAAAGTCTGCCGAACCAATACATCATCGTCACCCCCGACAGAACGATCGTCGCTGCCACTGACTCGTTCCTTGCATCTACGGGAAAGAGCCGCGAGGGAATCGTCGGCATGGACATCCTCGAGGCTTTTCCGGACAACCCGGACAACCCTGACGCCAAGGGAACAGAGATTCTGCGCAGCTCCATCGAGCGTGTTGTCGAAACCGGCAAGATCGATATTCTTCCGCCTGTTCGCTATGACATCGAGAACTCAGACGGGATTTTCGAGCCCCGGTGGTTCCAGCCCCTGAACGCTCCGGCTTTCGACGATGACGGCAAGCTCGTCTATGTCCTGCACGGGGCGGAAGACATCACGGCTCAAATGACGAGCAAGAGCTGA
- a CDS encoding glycogen debranching N-terminal domain-containing protein — translation MAGWNADTAAGPVGAGTVTLVEETSFCISLPNGDIHPEHPHGLFVQDTRFLSRWNLTVNSHPLESLAAETREPFRALFAGRVPRSDGYADSPLIVERLREVGAGIQERLTVRNYSTKPVECAISLEVEADFADLFEVKEARIQRAWDATRYVDGDQLTISGVWQGMRKRVVIQAPGAEVKPEGVTFLVSVPPQGDWSAVVSARVEVEGSGRSATLVHPEGEELSPSDRRRKEWVARIPVVRMGNRSIERTLRRSYDDLGALRIEDPDHPERVVVAAGAPWFMTLFGRDSLWASEMALPVDPSLALGTLQTLADRQGTIVDPLTEEEPGKILHEVRLSLNAGLALGGKSAYYGSVDATPLFVDVLGAVSRWGFGADIIAGLLPHADRALEWIRHYGDKDGDGFVEYERLNDQGLINQGWKDSWDGINFADGTLAEPPIALCEVQAYVYAAYTARAWMAYDAGDTARGDDLADRAAELKRRFNEQFWMPDRGYYAIALDGRKRQVDACASNMGHCLVYGLVDEDKAPQVAERLMSPEMFSGWGIRTLASNMGAYNPASYHNGSVWPHDNAIIAAGLLRYGFVAEAQRITTAILEAAEFSGGRLPELFCGFSRDQFAEPVPYPTACSPQAWAATAPILLVTNLMRYDVHVSRRGLWMDPVLPEAYGDLHITNAPVGGGRITIDIDRSGPSIQGLPEWMEFRRGHRPWITELVEQADRRRRK, via the coding sequence ATGGCTGGATGGAATGCTGACACGGCTGCCGGCCCAGTAGGGGCAGGGACCGTCACCCTGGTCGAGGAAACCTCGTTCTGCATTTCTTTGCCCAATGGCGACATTCATCCCGAGCACCCGCATGGCCTGTTCGTGCAGGACACCCGATTCCTGTCCCGCTGGAACCTGACAGTCAACAGTCATCCGCTTGAGTCCCTCGCTGCCGAGACGCGCGAGCCGTTCCGGGCCCTGTTTGCAGGTCGCGTTCCCCGTTCCGACGGATATGCCGACAGCCCGCTGATCGTGGAGCGCCTGCGGGAAGTCGGCGCGGGTATTCAGGAGCGACTTACCGTCCGCAATTATTCAACCAAACCCGTCGAATGCGCGATTTCCCTCGAGGTTGAAGCTGACTTCGCGGACCTTTTTGAAGTGAAGGAAGCCCGGATCCAGCGTGCGTGGGACGCAACCCGGTACGTGGATGGGGACCAGCTGACCATTTCCGGTGTCTGGCAAGGCATGCGAAAACGGGTCGTCATTCAGGCTCCGGGAGCAGAGGTGAAGCCGGAGGGGGTCACCTTTCTGGTATCTGTCCCACCGCAAGGGGACTGGAGCGCTGTCGTCAGTGCCCGGGTTGAGGTTGAAGGCTCTGGCCGGAGCGCCACCCTTGTCCACCCTGAGGGGGAGGAGTTGTCCCCCAGTGACCGGCGCCGCAAGGAATGGGTTGCCAGGATTCCCGTCGTTCGCATGGGTAACCGATCCATTGAGCGTACGTTACGGCGGAGCTACGACGACTTGGGTGCCCTCCGGATCGAGGATCCGGATCATCCCGAACGCGTTGTGGTGGCGGCAGGTGCGCCGTGGTTCATGACGCTCTTTGGCCGGGATTCCCTGTGGGCCTCGGAAATGGCGTTACCGGTGGATCCCTCACTGGCTTTGGGGACGCTGCAGACGCTGGCGGACCGGCAAGGAACCATCGTGGACCCGCTGACCGAGGAGGAGCCCGGCAAGATCCTGCACGAAGTAAGGCTTAGCCTCAATGCCGGTTTGGCCCTTGGAGGCAAATCAGCCTACTACGGGAGCGTCGACGCGACTCCGTTATTTGTGGATGTGCTCGGAGCCGTCAGCCGGTGGGGATTCGGAGCAGATATTATCGCCGGTTTGCTGCCCCACGCGGACCGCGCCCTGGAATGGATACGTCACTACGGGGACAAGGACGGCGACGGTTTCGTCGAATATGAACGGCTCAACGACCAGGGCCTGATAAACCAAGGCTGGAAAGACTCCTGGGACGGCATCAATTTTGCCGATGGAACACTTGCGGAGCCCCCGATCGCGCTCTGTGAAGTCCAGGCCTATGTCTATGCTGCGTATACCGCGCGTGCCTGGATGGCATACGACGCGGGCGACACGGCACGGGGAGATGATCTCGCCGATCGGGCGGCGGAACTGAAGCGGAGATTTAACGAGCAGTTCTGGATGCCGGACCGGGGGTACTATGCAATCGCACTCGACGGCAGGAAGCGACAGGTGGACGCGTGTGCTTCCAACATGGGCCACTGTCTGGTCTACGGACTCGTAGACGAGGACAAGGCTCCGCAGGTTGCCGAGCGGCTTATGTCTCCGGAGATGTTCAGCGGCTGGGGTATACGGACCTTGGCCAGCAACATGGGCGCATATAACCCGGCCAGCTATCACAACGGCTCGGTATGGCCCCACGACAATGCAATCATCGCTGCCGGTCTGTTGCGATACGGCTTCGTGGCGGAAGCACAGCGCATTACCACTGCGATATTGGAAGCCGCCGAATTCTCGGGCGGGCGCTTGCCCGAGCTCTTCTGCGGCTTCAGCCGTGATCAGTTCGCCGAACCCGTACCCTATCCAACGGCGTGTTCGCCCCAGGCTTGGGCAGCAACGGCCCCGATCCTCCTGGTGACGAACCTGATGCGGTACGACGTTCATGTCTCCCGTCGGGGACTGTGGATGGATCCTGTGCTTCCGGAAGCCTATGGTGATCTGCACATCACCAACGCACCTGTGGGTGGCGGCCGGATCACCATCGACATCGATAGGTCCGGCCCCTCTATTCAGGGCCTGCCTGAGTGGATGGAATTTCGACGCGGACATCGGCCATGGATTACGGAACTGGTCGAACAGGCAGACCGCCGACGACGGAAGTAG
- a CDS encoding MBL fold metallo-hydrolase, whose protein sequence is MDDVKATLIGGPTLLLEIAGYRMITDPTFDSPQVYHHPIAGPVIKKLAPSATPEELGHVDLALASHEHIDNLDLAGRGFLTMVPLALTTTEAAKNFGPNVRGTSDYETHTVTLPDGRQMKITAVPAHHGPEGVWDALGPVIGFVLEAEGMPTIYISGDNSELDIVREIADRFPAIDIAVLFVGGAKFDVIADGAYITLSNDRALEAAKIMGVKKVVPVHEDSWEHFSQNADQISKLFADAGLSELLIALKPGESADIRL, encoded by the coding sequence ATGGACGACGTCAAAGCAACCCTCATTGGAGGACCGACCCTGCTCCTCGAGATCGCCGGCTACCGGATGATCACTGACCCCACCTTCGATTCCCCCCAGGTCTACCACCACCCAATCGCCGGACCCGTCATCAAGAAGCTCGCCCCCAGCGCCACCCCCGAGGAGCTTGGCCACGTTGACCTGGCACTCGCCTCCCACGAGCACATCGACAACCTGGACTTGGCCGGCCGGGGTTTTCTGACGATGGTGCCGCTTGCCCTCACCACGACGGAGGCTGCGAAGAACTTCGGCCCCAACGTCCGCGGGACCAGCGACTACGAGACTCATACCGTTACGCTTCCCGATGGCAGGCAGATGAAAATCACGGCAGTGCCGGCGCATCATGGCCCGGAGGGCGTGTGGGACGCACTCGGGCCCGTTATTGGCTTTGTCCTCGAAGCAGAGGGCATGCCGACGATTTACATCAGCGGTGATAACTCCGAGCTGGATATCGTGCGCGAAATTGCGGATCGTTTTCCAGCCATTGATATCGCTGTGCTCTTCGTCGGCGGCGCAAAATTCGATGTGATCGCAGATGGCGCGTACATCACCCTCAGCAATGACCGGGCCCTGGAGGCGGCCAAGATCATGGGTGTCAAGAAGGTCGTTCCAGTGCACGAGGATTCGTGGGAACATTTCAGCCAGAATGCGGACCAGATCAGCAAGCTTTTCGCCGATGCCGGGCTCAGCGAACTCCTCATCGCCTTGAAACCGGGGGAGTCTGCAGACATCCGGCTCTAG
- a CDS encoding helix-turn-helix domain-containing protein produces MTTISEQFTREQDDLAKTAGRPSADYWSISQGLRLLGDRWSLLIVRELLCGEMGFNDMSRALPDLSRTLLSQRLKRLVQLELVVRNDETGPRGSRRYRLTPVGYALRQTLESLGLWASHWHAPFENDLRTGLGTLLEHMGRSLVTDSLPRKSIVLGFEFDNVRGAPLHGWICTENSKTTASIGRAERVPDLQVHVAPRVLYDLWWGLRRCEEARQLGSIGFVGPQEWAADFSGWFAPRAAS; encoded by the coding sequence ATGACGACCATTTCGGAGCAGTTCACCCGGGAACAAGACGACCTGGCGAAAACAGCAGGGCGCCCGAGTGCCGATTATTGGTCGATATCACAAGGGCTGCGGCTGCTGGGTGACCGCTGGTCCCTATTGATCGTGCGCGAACTCCTCTGCGGTGAAATGGGGTTCAACGATATGTCCCGGGCCCTGCCTGACCTTTCGCGGACACTGCTTTCCCAGCGGCTCAAGCGCCTGGTCCAGCTGGAGCTTGTCGTTCGCAACGATGAAACCGGCCCCCGCGGCTCACGACGCTACAGACTGACGCCGGTCGGCTACGCGCTGCGGCAGACCTTGGAGTCGCTGGGCCTCTGGGCGAGTCATTGGCATGCGCCCTTTGAGAATGACCTGCGGACAGGGCTTGGCACGCTGCTCGAACACATGGGCCGCAGCCTTGTGACAGATTCCCTGCCCAGGAAGTCGATTGTCCTGGGGTTCGAGTTCGACAACGTCAGGGGAGCTCCCCTTCATGGCTGGATCTGCACAGAGAACAGCAAGACAACCGCGAGCATCGGCCGCGCAGAACGTGTCCCGGATCTTCAGGTTCATGTCGCCCCGCGGGTGCTCTACGACCTCTGGTGGGGTCTGCGCCGCTGTGAGGAGGCGCGGCAGCTGGGCTCCATCGGGTTTGTTGGCCCGCAAGAGTGGGCTGCGGACTTCTCCGGCTGGTTCGCCCCTCGGGCAGCTTCCTAA
- the ald gene encoding alanine dehydrogenase produces the protein MIISVPKEIKNNEFRVAITAAGVHEFKANGHDVLVETGAGAGSGISDQEYALAGAEIVETAEEAWARADMVMKVKEPVASEYRHFREGLLLFTYLHLAAEPALTQALVESGVTAIAYETVQEGRALPLLAPMSEVAGRLSVQVGATSLMAPAGGKGVLLGGVPGVRPAKVVVLGAGVAGTNAAAMALGLGADVTILDININRLRELDAQYQGRLKTVASNSYEIEKSVIDADLVIGSVLIPGAKAPKLVTNDLVARMKPGSVLVDIAVDQGGCFEDTHPTTHQEPTYKVHETIFYCVANMPGAVPNTSTYALTNVTLRYAVALANYGVKGAFDRLPALAGGLNVAAGKVTHKSVSDAHGHDLADWQDLVTV, from the coding sequence ATGATCATCTCCGTCCCCAAGGAAATCAAGAACAACGAGTTCCGCGTCGCGATCACTGCCGCCGGCGTCCACGAATTCAAAGCAAACGGCCACGACGTGCTCGTGGAAACCGGCGCCGGCGCCGGTTCCGGCATCAGCGATCAGGAGTACGCCCTTGCCGGAGCCGAGATCGTCGAGACCGCAGAGGAGGCCTGGGCGCGGGCCGACATGGTGATGAAGGTCAAGGAACCCGTGGCATCCGAATACCGGCACTTCCGTGAGGGCCTGCTACTTTTCACCTACCTGCACCTTGCAGCGGAACCCGCACTGACCCAGGCGCTTGTCGAATCCGGTGTCACCGCCATCGCGTACGAGACCGTTCAGGAAGGCCGGGCACTGCCGCTGCTCGCCCCGATGTCCGAAGTGGCCGGCCGGCTCTCCGTCCAGGTCGGTGCGACCTCGCTCATGGCGCCGGCAGGGGGCAAGGGTGTGCTGCTCGGCGGCGTTCCGGGCGTCCGTCCCGCCAAGGTTGTCGTCCTCGGTGCAGGCGTCGCCGGCACCAACGCCGCGGCCATGGCGCTCGGCCTCGGCGCCGACGTCACCATCCTGGACATCAACATCAACCGGCTGCGCGAGCTGGACGCCCAGTACCAGGGCCGCCTGAAGACCGTAGCGTCCAACTCATACGAGATCGAAAAGTCCGTTATCGATGCTGATCTCGTCATCGGCTCCGTCCTGATCCCGGGCGCCAAGGCACCCAAGCTCGTCACCAACGACCTCGTGGCCCGGATGAAGCCCGGCTCGGTGCTCGTTGACATCGCCGTGGACCAGGGCGGCTGCTTTGAAGATACCCACCCCACCACGCACCAGGAACCCACGTACAAGGTCCACGAGACGATCTTCTACTGCGTGGCCAACATGCCCGGCGCTGTCCCGAACACCTCCACCTACGCCCTGACCAACGTCACGCTCCGCTACGCGGTGGCTTTGGCCAACTACGGCGTCAAGGGTGCTTTCGACCGGCTCCCCGCTCTCGCCGGCGGTCTGAACGTGGCGGCAGGCAAGGTCACCCACAAGTCTGTCAGCGATGCCCACGGGCATGACCTCGCCGACTGGCAGGACCTGGTAACGGTTTAA